DNA sequence from the Fuscovulum ytuae genome:
CCGTCGCCGCCCAGCGTGATCTGGTAATTTTCGACCCCTGCCCGGTCGAGGCCGAGAATGCCGATATGGCCGACATGGTGGTGACCGCAAGCGTTGATGCAGCCGGAGATCTTGATCTTCAGCGGGCCGATTTCATGTTCCAGCTTCAGGTCATCGAAGCGGGTGGCGATTTCCTGGGCCACAGGGATGGAGCGGGCTGTGGCCAGCGCGCAGTAATCCATGCCGGGGCAGGCAATGATGTCAGAGACGAGGCCGACATTGGCTGTGCCCAAGCCCGCCTTGACCAGCGCTGCATGCAGCGTGGGCAGGTCGGATTTGTGGACATGGGGCAGGATGACGTTCTGTTCGTGGCTGATGCGGATCTCGGAATGGCCATAGGTTTCGGCAAGATCCGCGATCAGCCGCATCTGATCGGCAGTGGCGTCGCCGGGGGTGGCGCCATGGGCCTTCAGACTGATTGTGACGATGGCGTATTGGGCGTTGCGATGGGGTGCGAGGTTGGTGTCGGCCCAAGCGCGGAAGGTGGGATCGGCGCTGTAGAAGGCATCATAGGCATCGGTCGGCGCGTTGCGGAACGCGGGGGGGGCGAAGGCCTCTTCGATTTCGGCCAGAAGTTTCTGGTCATTGCCGCCGAAGAGGGGGCGCAACTCGGCGAAGCGGTCCTCGATCAAGCGGGTGATTTCTTCCTTGCCGGTTTCATGCACGGTGATCTTGATCCGCGCCTTGTATTTGTTGTCGCGGCGGCCGAGCGTGTTGTAGACGCTGAGCACGGCCTCGACATAGGGCAACAGGTCGGCCTTTGGCAGGAACTCTCGCACTGTGTGGCCGATCATGGGCGTCCGGCCGAGGCCGCCGCCGACGATCACCTCGAACCCCGGTTCGCCTTTGGCGTTTCTGACCATGCGCAAGCCGATGTCATGGGCGCGGGTCACGGCGCGGTCATTGGGCGATCCGGTGATGGCGATCTTGAATTTGCGCGGCAGGAATTGGAATTCCGGGTGATCGGTCGACCATTGACGCAGCAGTTCGGCCACGGGGCGGGGATCTTCGATCTCATCCGCGGCGGCGCCGGCGAAATGGTCGGCAGTGACGTTCCTGACGCAGTTGCCCGAGGTTTGGATGGCGTGCATCCCGACATCGGCCAAGGCTTGCAGCATCTTCGGCACGTCTTCCAGTTTCGGCCAGTTGAACTGGATGTTCTGACGGGTGGTGAAGTGGCCATAGCCCTTGTCCCATGTCTGCGCGATATGGGCGAGTTGGCGCATCTGGCGCGGATTGATCGTGCCATAGGGAATGGCCACGCGCAGCATGTAGGCATGCAGTTGCAGATAGAGGCCGTTCATCAGGCGCAGGGGGCGGAATTCATCCTCGGTCAGCGACCCGTCGAGGCGGCGTTCCACCTGGCTTGTGAATTGGGCGACGCGTTCGCGGACGAAGGCTTCGTCGAATTCGGAATAGCTATACATCTGCGGCCTCTGGCTTCTTTATCTGGGCGGGAGGCGGGGTGAACCCCGCCCTACGGAATGGGCGAAAGGGGGAAGGCGGGGTTTGCCCCCGCCGCCTCCCGTCAGGCGTAATCGGCCTGTTTGCCATGGTGGTAGTTCGAGGGGCCGCGGGTGCGGAATTCCTCACGGAAATGGGTGGGTTCGGGGCCGTTCGGACCGGGGCGTGCATCGGCGAGATAGGCCCCCACGACCAGAAGTTTCTGCGCCGAGGCGTGCAGAAGGCGCATCTGGGCATGGGCCTCATCCTCAATCAGTTCGGCCTCGTGGTGGAAGGGCGACCAGCGGTCATCGGCGGTGAGATAGACCACATCGCCTTCGCGCAGGCGGTTGGCGGTGACGATCTTGGGCGTGAAGCGGCGGCTCATGCGGTGGCTTCCTTCAGTTCGGTCAGCGCCATCGCGGCGCGGCGGGGTTCGATGCCGTAGAGGAGGACGGCGGGGCCTTCGGTCAGGGCTACGGCGTCGGGCAGGGTGGCAAGGGTGGCGGCATGGACGCGCTGATCGGGGCGCGAGACGTTTTCCACGACGGTGACGGGCGTTTCGGGCGAGGCGCCATGCATCATCAGGCGGCCTTGCAGGAAGCGGGCGGTCTTTTTGCCCATGTAGATCGCGGCCACTTCGCCCGCGCGGGCCATGCCGCGCCAATCCTGTTCGGCAAAGCCGTCCATCGCATGACCGGTCACGATGCGCAGGGCGCGGTTGCGACCGCGTTTCGTCAGGCCCTGCCCGATGGCAGCAGCGGCGACGGTGGCCGAGGTCAGGCCCGGCAGGATGGCGTAGGAGAGACCTGCCGCCTCGACCGCCTCGATCTCTTCGTCGAGACGCCCGAAGATGCCGCAATCGCCGCCCTTGAGGCGGATTACGCGTGCGCCGGTCAGGCCTTGGGCCACGATGGTGGCATTGATCGCGGACTGCGCGGCAGAGGGGCCGAAACCTTCCTTGCCCATATCGATGCGGGTGACATGCGGCGGGATGAGGGCCATGACCTCATCCCCGACCAAGCGGTCATGGATGACGACATCGGCAGCTTGCAGGGCCCGGAACGCGCCCAGTGTCAGATGGGCAGCCGCGCCGGGGCCTGCGCCGACAAAGGTGACGGCGGCGGCAGGGGCGGCGAAGGCGGGCAGATCGGTCATGGCTTGAATTCCGCTGTTGATGCCGGGAATATAGGATAATTTCCCACTTTTTGGCCATGCGCCCTTGCAGATAAGGACAAATGTTCCGATATTGCGCGGCAGAGAAACGGGTTTCCGCGAAAACGGGGGATTTGGCGAATGGCAGTCCGGCTGGACGATATGGACAGGAAAATCCTTGCCGAGTTGCAGGTGGATGCCGAGCAGTCGCTGGATGAAATCGCGCGCAAGGTGGGGTCTTCGAAGACGCCCGTCTGGAACCGCATCCGGCGGATGAAAGAGGCGGGGGTCATCACCCGCCAGACTGCCATTCTGGACCCCGAGGCGCTGGGGCTTGAGGCCTGTTTCTTCGTTCTGATCCGCACCAGCGAACATGAGGCCGAATGGCAGCGGAAATTCCTAAAGGCCCTGCGCGAACGGCCCGAGGTGCTGGAGGCCCACCGTTTGGCCGGGGATATCGACTATATCCTCAAGGTGCGGGTGAAGAATGCGCGGGCCTATGACACCTTCTATCAGGCGCTGATTTCCGAGGTGCGCATCTACAATGTGACCGCGCTG
Encoded proteins:
- a CDS encoding Lrp/AsnC family transcriptional regulator, which encodes MAVRLDDMDRKILAELQVDAEQSLDEIARKVGSSKTPVWNRIRRMKEAGVITRQTAILDPEALGLEACFFVLIRTSEHEAEWQRKFLKALRERPEVLEAHRLAGDIDYILKVRVKNARAYDTFYQALISEVRIYNVTALLSMEEIKATTMLPV
- a CDS encoding DUF2849 domain-containing protein; the encoded protein is MSRRFTPKIVTANRLREGDVVYLTADDRWSPFHHEAELIEDEAHAQMRLLHASAQKLLVVGAYLADARPGPNGPEPTHFREEFRTRGPSNYHHGKQADYA
- a CDS encoding nitrite/sulfite reductase; this encodes MYSYSEFDEAFVRERVAQFTSQVERRLDGSLTEDEFRPLRLMNGLYLQLHAYMLRVAIPYGTINPRQMRQLAHIAQTWDKGYGHFTTRQNIQFNWPKLEDVPKMLQALADVGMHAIQTSGNCVRNVTADHFAGAAADEIEDPRPVAELLRQWSTDHPEFQFLPRKFKIAITGSPNDRAVTRAHDIGLRMVRNAKGEPGFEVIVGGGLGRTPMIGHTVREFLPKADLLPYVEAVLSVYNTLGRRDNKYKARIKITVHETGKEEITRLIEDRFAELRPLFGGNDQKLLAEIEEAFAPPAFRNAPTDAYDAFYSADPTFRAWADTNLAPHRNAQYAIVTISLKAHGATPGDATADQMRLIADLAETYGHSEIRISHEQNVILPHVHKSDLPTLHAALVKAGLGTANVGLVSDIIACPGMDYCALATARSIPVAQEIATRFDDLKLEHEIGPLKIKISGCINACGHHHVGHIGILGLDRAGVENYQITLGGDGTETATIGEKTGPGFAYDEIVPAIERILRAYLEVRQSPEETFLETFRRTGIAPFKAALYGEEGEKDAA
- the cobA gene encoding uroporphyrinogen-III C-methyltransferase, producing MTDLPAFAAPAAAVTFVGAGPGAAAHLTLGAFRALQAADVVIHDRLVGDEVMALIPPHVTRIDMGKEGFGPSAAQSAINATIVAQGLTGARVIRLKGGDCGIFGRLDEEIEAVEAAGLSYAILPGLTSATVAAAAIGQGLTKRGRNRALRIVTGHAMDGFAEQDWRGMARAGEVAAIYMGKKTARFLQGRLMMHGASPETPVTVVENVSRPDQRVHAATLATLPDAVALTEGPAVLLYGIEPRRAAMALTELKEATA